The following proteins come from a genomic window of Companilactobacillus pabuli:
- a CDS encoding class I SAM-dependent methyltransferase, producing the protein MANQYFENTPSVEHEVKNFNFTLRKHNLDFMSDSGVFSRQTIDYGSRVLIEAIDFQNIPNGNILDVGCGYGPIGLALAKEQTKRDVTMVDVNLRALDLAKKNADNNQIKNVEIFESDTYDKVSGKYALIVSNPPVRAGKKVVNSILADSKDYLEPNGELWIVLQKKQGAPSAKKLMDATFGNVEVVTRDKGYYILKSKLI; encoded by the coding sequence ATGGCTAATCAATATTTTGAAAATACTCCTAGTGTGGAGCATGAAGTTAAGAATTTCAATTTTACTTTGCGCAAACATAATTTGGATTTTATGTCTGACAGTGGGGTTTTTTCTAGACAAACGATTGATTACGGTTCGCGAGTATTAATTGAAGCAATTGATTTCCAGAACATTCCTAATGGCAATATCTTAGACGTTGGCTGTGGCTACGGTCCGATCGGTTTGGCTTTGGCTAAAGAACAGACAAAACGTGACGTAACTATGGTTGATGTTAATCTAAGAGCATTAGATTTGGCTAAGAAAAATGCCGACAACAATCAAATTAAAAATGTTGAGATCTTTGAATCAGATACTTACGATAAGGTATCAGGCAAGTATGCATTGATCGTTTCCAATCCACCAGTTCGTGCTGGTAAAAAAGTTGTCAATTCAATTTTAGCTGACTCAAAGGATTATCTCGAACCAAATGGTGAATTATGGATCGTCTTGCAAAAGAAACAAGGTGCTCCTTCAGCTAAAAAACTAATGGATGCAACTTTTGGCAACGTTGAAGTGGTTACACGTGATAAAGGATATTATATTTTGAAAAGTAAATTGATTTAA
- the rpmG gene encoding 50S ribosomal protein L33, translating into MGLRKVALACTVCGSRNYTISENPNRTERLEVKKFCKHCGKHTLHKETR; encoded by the coding sequence ATGGGATTAAGAAAAGTCGCATTAGCTTGCACTGTTTGTGGTTCACGTAACTACACAATCAGCGAGAACCCAAACCGCACAGAACGTCTAGAAGTTAAAAAGTTCTGTAAGCACTGTGGAAAACACACGTTACATAAAGAAACAAGATAA
- a CDS encoding Mini-ribonuclease 3, giving the protein MTDVKKFNGVTLAYLGDAVYEVFIREHLLSKNIVKVNELQHQAKHYVSAKAQASLITLMLDNDVLTEQEVRIYKNGRNAKKQTKAKNTSVVTYHMSTGFEAVFGYLDITGDKERVKELALWCINEVESGAADDRKFE; this is encoded by the coding sequence ATGACTGATGTTAAGAAATTTAACGGTGTAACTTTGGCCTATTTAGGCGATGCGGTTTATGAAGTATTTATTCGTGAACATTTATTGTCTAAAAATATCGTCAAAGTAAATGAATTACAACACCAAGCCAAACATTATGTATCAGCGAAAGCTCAAGCTTCATTGATAACTTTGATGCTCGATAACGATGTTTTGACTGAACAAGAAGTAAGGATTTATAAGAACGGGCGTAATGCCAAGAAGCAAACTAAAGCAAAGAATACAAGTGTTGTCACTTATCATATGTCCACTGGTTTTGAAGCCGTCTTTGGTTACTTGGATATTACTGGAGACAAAGAGCGTGTTAAAGAACTTGCATTGTGGTGTATAAATGAAGTAGAAAGTGGTGCAGCAGATGACCGGAAATTCGAATAG
- a CDS encoding sigma-70 family RNA polymerase sigma factor: MKKYHPMIDNLAKHYYIVGFDREDWYQEAFIICYETCQIFDGTSGSKFGSFFKMKFERRVIDLIRRENASKRKINGMTEPLEVHPNQRPIDGHRYLIEVKDQVEILTEKMSKLELTAMQFILGKITMDQACKKESCTPKKIQNAIYRLKYLILKQDDSDLS, translated from the coding sequence GTGAAAAAATATCATCCGATGATTGATAATTTAGCTAAACATTACTATATCGTTGGCTTTGATCGTGAAGACTGGTATCAAGAGGCTTTTATAATTTGTTATGAAACTTGCCAAATTTTTGATGGTACCAGTGGTTCAAAATTTGGTAGCTTCTTTAAGATGAAATTTGAACGACGAGTTATTGATTTGATCAGACGTGAAAATGCGAGTAAGAGAAAAATCAATGGGATGACTGAGCCCTTAGAAGTTCATCCGAATCAACGGCCAATTGACGGTCATCGTTATTTAATAGAGGTAAAAGATCAAGTTGAAATTTTGACTGAAAAGATGAGTAAACTGGAATTAACAGCGATGCAATTCATTTTAGGAAAGATAACTATGGACCAAGCTTGTAAGAAAGAATCGTGTACTCCTAAAAAAATTCAAAACGCAATTTATCGCTTGAAGTATTTGATTTTAAAGCAAGACGATTCTGATTTGTCATGA
- the cysS gene encoding cysteine--tRNA ligase: MLKIFNTLTREKEEFKPITPNQVNMYVCGPTVYNYIHIGNARSIVAFDTVRRYLEFLGYKVKFVSNFTDVDDKMIKEANREGITVPEVADRFIKAFYEDIAAINVQKATINPRATDNIQDIIDFVKVLIDKGYAYESDGDVFYRARKFKHYGELSDQNIDQLVEGASEHIGEAEFDKKQDPIDFVLWKKAKPGEIKWDSPWGEGRPGWHIECSVMSTKYLGETFDIHGGGQDLEFPHHENEIAQSEAKTGKKFVNYWMHNGFVTVENNEKMSKSLGNFVTVHDLVRKTNPQVLRFFLSSTHYRRPLEYSQANLQKAADNLDKIKTAYNNLKFRLDDAKDTDDEEIVTQTQDIIEDFKTAMNDDFNVQNGLTEIFNLVSLANNYSSRDTVAKNAVNVILKAMADLTSILGINLDSQQDLSEEIQQMVDQRDQARANKDFATSDKLRDQLKDMGVILEDTPQGTRWHIND, translated from the coding sequence ATGTTGAAAATTTTCAATACATTGACCCGTGAAAAAGAAGAATTTAAACCAATAACACCTAATCAAGTTAATATGTACGTCTGTGGACCGACTGTGTATAACTACATTCACATTGGTAACGCTCGTTCGATCGTAGCGTTTGATACAGTTCGTCGTTATTTGGAATTCCTAGGTTACAAGGTAAAATTCGTATCTAACTTCACTGATGTCGATGACAAAATGATTAAAGAAGCTAATCGTGAAGGAATTACCGTCCCAGAAGTAGCTGATCGTTTTATCAAAGCCTTTTATGAAGATATTGCAGCTATCAACGTGCAAAAAGCTACTATTAATCCCAGAGCTACTGATAACATTCAAGATATTATCGATTTCGTTAAAGTTTTGATTGATAAAGGCTATGCTTATGAATCTGACGGGGATGTCTTTTATCGAGCTAGAAAGTTCAAACATTATGGTGAGCTTTCTGACCAAAATATCGATCAATTAGTTGAAGGTGCCAGTGAACACATTGGTGAAGCTGAGTTCGATAAGAAGCAAGATCCAATTGACTTTGTTCTTTGGAAAAAAGCTAAACCAGGCGAGATCAAATGGGATTCTCCTTGGGGTGAGGGTCGTCCAGGTTGGCACATCGAATGTTCAGTTATGTCAACTAAGTATTTAGGTGAAACTTTTGACATTCACGGTGGTGGTCAAGACTTAGAGTTCCCACACCACGAAAACGAAATTGCTCAAAGTGAAGCTAAGACTGGTAAGAAATTCGTTAACTATTGGATGCACAATGGTTTTGTAACTGTCGAGAATAACGAAAAGATGAGTAAGTCACTCGGTAACTTTGTCACGGTTCATGATTTGGTCAGAAAGACTAATCCGCAAGTTTTGAGATTCTTCCTTTCATCAACTCATTACCGTCGACCACTCGAATATTCCCAAGCTAATTTGCAAAAAGCGGCTGACAATTTAGATAAGATTAAGACAGCTTACAACAATTTGAAATTTAGATTAGATGATGCTAAGGATACAGATGACGAAGAAATCGTTACTCAAACCCAAGATATTATCGAAGATTTCAAAACGGCTATGAATGATGACTTTAACGTTCAAAATGGTTTGACGGAAATCTTTAATTTGGTCAGTTTAGCTAACAATTACTCATCAAGAGATACAGTTGCTAAAAATGCTGTAAATGTTATCCTAAAAGCTATGGCTGATTTGACAAGTATTCTTGGAATCAACTTGGATAGTCAACAAGACCTTTCTGAAGAAATTCAACAAATGGTCGATCAACGTGACCAAGCTCGTGCAAACAAAGATTTCGCTACGAGTGATAAATTACGTGACCAACTAAAAGATATGGGCGTAATCTTAGAAGATACCCCTCAAGGAACACGGTGGCATATTAATGACTGA
- the rlmB gene encoding 23S rRNA (guanosine(2251)-2'-O)-methyltransferase RlmB produces the protein MTGNSNRNNNNEEKELVYGVHSVIELLKSSTADQRVNKVLVQKGLSSEHIAEAIKLAKRDRLIVQEVPKNKLDDISEGGNHQGMAAYIAPYQYAEMKDIFDNAKKKNEDPFILILDKIEDPHNLGSIMRTADAVGVHGIIVPKHRSTGLTSTVAKTSTGAIEHVPVVRVTNLVNTIKDLKKKNVWVFGTAMEGDNYRNWNAKGAVALIIGNEGKGISPLVLKQADQTLNIPMVGHVQSLNASVATGILLYQAFASRNA, from the coding sequence ATGACCGGAAATTCGAATAGAAATAATAACAATGAAGAAAAAGAATTAGTTTATGGAGTTCATTCAGTAATTGAACTATTGAAGTCTTCAACAGCTGATCAACGTGTCAATAAAGTTTTAGTTCAAAAAGGACTTTCAAGTGAACACATCGCAGAAGCTATCAAATTAGCTAAGCGTGACCGTTTGATCGTTCAAGAAGTACCTAAGAACAAGTTGGACGATATTAGTGAAGGCGGCAATCACCAAGGAATGGCAGCTTACATTGCCCCTTATCAATACGCTGAAATGAAAGATATCTTTGACAATGCTAAGAAGAAAAATGAAGATCCCTTTATTTTGATTTTGGATAAAATTGAAGATCCCCATAACCTCGGTTCAATCATGCGTACAGCCGATGCCGTAGGCGTTCATGGAATCATCGTGCCAAAGCATCGTTCAACTGGACTTACTTCAACGGTTGCTAAGACTTCAACTGGTGCTATCGAACACGTGCCAGTAGTCCGTGTAACTAACTTAGTTAACACAATCAAAGACTTGAAGAAGAAGAATGTTTGGGTCTTTGGTACAGCTATGGAAGGTGACAATTATCGTAACTGGAATGCCAAAGGAGCAGTCGCTCTGATCATTGGTAACGAAGGTAAGGGAATTTCACCACTAGTTCTCAAACAAGCTGATCAAACTTTGAATATTCCGATGGTCGGACACGTGCAAAGTTTGAATGCTTCAGTTGCGACTGGTATTTTGTTGTACCAAGCTTTTGCTTCAAGAAATGCGTAA
- the rplJ gene encoding 50S ribosomal protein L10, producing the protein MKQEVLAQKQAEVDEIAKQLTGAKSVIVVDYLGLTVEQATEMRAELREQNATMQVVKNTILRRAAEKAGVEGLEKFFVGPTAIAYSEEDPVGPAKIAAKFAKDVDAVEIKGGIIEGKAASLDEIQELATLPDRDGMLSMLVSVLQAPVRDFAMVVKALADKEDDGQEA; encoded by the coding sequence ATGAAGCAAGAAGTATTAGCACAAAAACAAGCAGAAGTAGATGAAATTGCTAAGCAACTTACAGGCGCAAAATCAGTAATCGTTGTTGATTACTTAGGTCTAACAGTTGAACAAGCAACTGAAATGCGTGCTGAATTACGTGAACAAAATGCTACTATGCAAGTTGTTAAGAATACAATCTTGAGACGTGCAGCTGAAAAAGCTGGTGTTGAAGGTCTAGAGAAGTTCTTCGTTGGACCTACAGCTATCGCTTATTCTGAAGAAGATCCTGTTGGACCTGCTAAGATTGCTGCTAAGTTTGCCAAAGATGTTGACGCCGTTGAAATCAAGGGTGGAATCATCGAAGGTAAAGCTGCATCTCTTGACGAAATTCAAGAATTAGCTACATTACCAGACAGAGATGGCATGCTATCAATGTTGGTATCTGTATTACAAGCTCCTGTACGTGACTTTGCTATGGTTGTTAAAGCACTCGCAGACAAAGAAGACGACGGACAAGAAGCTTAA
- a CDS encoding nucleoside deaminase, translating to MIFSEDKINEYMDLALEEAKKAESRREVPIGCVIVDNQTGEVIASGSNEREETQNAIKHAEIIAIEAACAKVGSWRLEHTSLFVTLEPCPMCAGAIINSRIEEVIYGAKDPKAGSVGSINNLLAETRYNHQPEVLSGVKDQEAADLLRNFFREIRRKK from the coding sequence ATGATATTTTCAGAAGATAAAATAAATGAGTACATGGATTTAGCATTAGAGGAAGCAAAAAAAGCTGAATCAAGAAGAGAAGTTCCGATTGGTTGTGTCATAGTGGACAACCAAACCGGAGAAGTGATTGCTAGTGGTTCAAATGAACGCGAAGAAACCCAAAATGCGATTAAGCATGCGGAAATCATTGCAATTGAAGCGGCCTGTGCAAAAGTTGGTAGTTGGCGTTTGGAACACACGAGTTTGTTTGTCACGCTGGAACCTTGTCCAATGTGTGCGGGTGCTATCATCAACAGTCGTATCGAAGAAGTTATTTATGGTGCCAAGGATCCTAAAGCAGGGTCAGTTGGTTCTATCAATAATTTGTTGGCTGAGACCCGCTACAATCACCAACCAGAAGTGCTGAGTGGGGTCAAAGACCAAGAGGCAGCTGACTTACTTCGCAATTTCTTTCGAGAAATTCGTCGCAAAAAGTAG
- the rplK gene encoding 50S ribosomal protein L11 — protein MAKKVANVVKLQIPAGQATPAPPVGPALGQAGINIVAFTKDFNARTQDQKGMIIPVVISVYEDRSFDFVTKTPPAAVLLKKAAGVEKGSGEPNTNKVATVTEDQVREIAETKMKDLNAADVDAAMRMVAGTARSMGFEVK, from the coding sequence GTGGCTAAAAAAGTTGCTAACGTAGTAAAATTACAAATCCCTGCTGGACAGGCTACTCCAGCTCCTCCAGTTGGTCCTGCACTAGGACAAGCTGGTATTAACATTGTTGCCTTTACAAAGGACTTCAATGCACGTACACAAGATCAAAAGGGTATGATTATCCCTGTTGTTATCTCAGTATACGAAGACCGTTCATTCGATTTCGTTACTAAGACACCACCAGCTGCAGTTCTATTGAAGAAAGCTGCTGGCGTTGAAAAGGGCTCTGGCGAACCTAACACAAACAAGGTTGCCACAGTTACTGAAGACCAAGTTCGCGAAATTGCTGAAACCAAAATGAAAGACCTAAATGCTGCAGACGTTGATGCTGCAATGCGTATGGTTGCTGGTACTGCAAGAAGTATGGGCTTTGAAGTAAAGTAA
- the secE gene encoding preprotein translocase subunit SecE, whose translation MKLFKFFGSVNKEMKLVVWPTFKENRRDTWTVIATSLMYAIFFAVVDWGLIKLLQTFIMGK comes from the coding sequence ATGAAACTATTTAAATTTTTTGGTAGTGTCAATAAAGAAATGAAATTAGTTGTTTGGCCTACATTTAAAGAAAACAGACGTGATACATGGACTGTTATCGCTACATCACTAATGTATGCAATCTTCTTTGCCGTAGTTGATTGGGGTCTAATTAAATTATTACAAACCTTTATCATGGGTAAATAG
- the gltX gene encoding glutamate--tRNA ligase, producing MAKKSDNKIRVRYAPSPTGHLHIGNARTAIFNYLFARSHKGTFVIRIEDTDTKRNVKGGTKSQLENLKWLGVDWDEGPDVGGDYGPYRQSERKEIYQKYIDELLEKGLAYKSYLTEEQLQAMREDQEAHGQMPHYEYEFEGMSDEEKAAKIKEAEDAGVQPVVRFHVPVGKNYEWDDIVKGKVSIGSDTIGGDWVIQKRDGMPTYNFAVVIDDHLMEISHVLRGDDHVANTPKQLMIYDALGWEAPKFGHMTLIINTETGKKLSKRDESILQFIEQYRELGYLPEAMFNFITLLGWSPVGEDELFTRKQFIKIFDEHRLSKSPAKFDQKKLEWVNNQYVKHADVSEITDLVLANLIEAKRVPADPSTDQIQWVRHLTELYMPQMSYTQQIIDLADVFFNQPEHLTDDEQKELADDDAKTAIEDLKGKLEKLPRFTAAQIMDAIQSVRADTGVKGRKLYMPARIAATRTMHGPAIAETIELFGKDQALANIDKTLNEMK from the coding sequence ATGGCAAAAAAGTCAGATAATAAAATTCGTGTAAGATATGCACCAAGTCCAACAGGTCACTTGCACATTGGGAATGCTAGAACAGCTATCTTTAACTACTTGTTCGCACGTAGTCACAAGGGAACTTTCGTTATCCGTATTGAAGATACTGATACAAAGAGAAACGTTAAAGGTGGAACAAAGAGTCAACTAGAAAACCTAAAGTGGCTTGGCGTTGATTGGGATGAAGGTCCAGATGTCGGTGGTGACTATGGTCCATATCGTCAATCAGAAAGAAAAGAAATTTATCAAAAATACATTGATGAATTACTAGAAAAAGGTTTAGCTTACAAATCATATCTGACTGAAGAACAACTACAAGCAATGCGTGAGGATCAAGAAGCTCACGGACAAATGCCTCATTATGAATATGAATTTGAAGGTATGTCTGACGAAGAAAAAGCTGCTAAGATCAAAGAAGCAGAAGATGCTGGTGTTCAACCAGTTGTTAGATTCCACGTACCAGTTGGTAAGAACTACGAATGGGACGATATCGTAAAGGGTAAAGTTTCAATCGGTTCAGATACTATCGGTGGCGATTGGGTTATCCAAAAGCGTGACGGTATGCCAACATACAACTTTGCGGTTGTTATTGATGACCATTTGATGGAAATCAGTCATGTTCTTCGTGGTGATGATCACGTTGCTAACACACCAAAACAATTGATGATTTACGATGCCTTAGGCTGGGAAGCTCCAAAATTTGGTCACATGACATTGATCATCAATACTGAAACTGGTAAGAAGTTAAGTAAACGTGATGAATCAATCCTACAATTTATCGAACAATATCGTGAATTAGGTTACCTACCAGAAGCTATGTTTAACTTCATTACACTTCTTGGTTGGTCACCAGTTGGTGAAGACGAATTATTCACTCGCAAACAATTCATCAAGATTTTTGACGAACACCGTTTGAGCAAATCACCTGCTAAATTTGACCAAAAGAAACTAGAATGGGTCAACAACCAATATGTTAAGCACGCTGATGTTAGTGAAATCACTGACTTAGTACTTGCTAACTTGATTGAAGCAAAACGAGTACCAGCTGATCCATCAACTGACCAAATTCAATGGGTAAGACATTTGACAGAACTTTACATGCCACAAATGTCATACACACAACAAATTATCGATTTGGCTGATGTCTTCTTCAATCAACCAGAACATCTAACTGATGACGAACAAAAAGAATTAGCTGACGATGATGCTAAGACTGCTATCGAAGACTTGAAAGGTAAGTTAGAAAAATTACCACGCTTCACAGCTGCTCAAATCATGGATGCTATTCAATCAGTTCGTGCTGATACTGGTGTTAAGGGTAGAAAACTATACATGCCAGCTAGAATTGCTGCTACTAGAACAATGCATGGTCCAGCAATCGCTGAAACTATCGAATTGTTTGGTAAAGATCAAGCTCTTGCAAATATCGACAAGACTTTGAATGAAATGAAATAA
- the nusG gene encoding transcription termination/antitermination protein NusG, with protein sequence MAEAGEKQWYVLHTYSGYENKVKENLESRAQSMGMEDYIFQAVVPEEEETKMKNGKEKKEMEKTFPGYVLVQMVMSDESWFIVRNTPGVTGFVGSHGSGSKPAPLLPEEIDSIMKQYGMNANKPSDFEVGETVNITDGAFSDTTGKITEIDDEHRKLKVDVDMFGRMTSAELDFTSVEKQK encoded by the coding sequence ATGGCTGAAGCTGGCGAAAAACAATGGTATGTTTTGCATACCTATTCAGGATATGAAAATAAAGTTAAGGAAAATCTAGAATCACGTGCTCAATCAATGGGTATGGAAGATTACATTTTCCAAGCAGTTGTTCCTGAAGAAGAAGAAACAAAAATGAAAAACGGTAAAGAAAAGAAAGAAATGGAAAAAACTTTCCCTGGTTACGTTTTAGTACAAATGGTTATGAGTGATGAGTCATGGTTTATCGTTCGTAATACACCAGGCGTTACTGGATTTGTCGGCAGTCACGGTTCAGGTAGTAAGCCTGCACCACTATTACCCGAGGAAATTGATAGCATCATGAAGCAATATGGCATGAATGCTAATAAGCCATCTGACTTTGAAGTTGGCGAAACAGTTAACATCACTGATGGTGCCTTTTCAGATACAACTGGTAAGATCACAGAAATCGATGATGAACACAGAAAACTTAAAGTTGACGTTGATATGTTTGGTCGTATGACTTCAGCTGAACTTGATTTCACATCAGTTGAAAAACAAAAATAG
- a CDS encoding PIN/TRAM domain-containing protein, translated as MRKIVINIVFALLGIAVGITILPSLWEIFGLAGIAFINNGYFDGLIGCIIFYFLSFLFVRPIMELNQKMEKYLNSRSPGWIIYGASFLIAGLVLANIISIPFYMMHNMFSNVIPVILMIVFGWIGFRMGTSRRNDWTNFSITKRNNKTNDKSDQIASEGEVTRRSAKKEFYPYKILDTSVIIDGRIHQLAETGFLEGKLMIPDFVVHELQLISDSSDSQKRERGRRGLDILNEMKMDQTINYETTTRDYDNIPEVDMKLLKLAKEIGGAVMTNDYNLSKVSEFQNVQVLNINELAKVLKPMILPGEAMTVKVIKEGTEREQGVAYLEDGTMVVVEEGKYFINKDVEVIVTSALQTDAGKMIFAKPKHSIHGIQEKSSAKENSNNHNGNNNHNGGNRNNGNRNRNNGNRNSNKNNSRNKRGEHRNGKKVR; from the coding sequence ATGCGAAAAATTGTAATAAATATAGTTTTCGCTTTGCTAGGTATTGCAGTCGGAATTACGATTTTGCCTAGTTTGTGGGAAATTTTCGGTTTAGCAGGAATTGCTTTTATCAACAACGGCTATTTTGACGGACTTATTGGATGTATTATATTTTATTTTTTGTCGTTCTTGTTTGTTAGACCAATCATGGAATTAAATCAAAAAATGGAAAAATATCTAAACTCTAGATCCCCCGGTTGGATTATTTATGGAGCTAGTTTCTTAATCGCAGGTCTAGTTTTAGCTAACATCATTTCAATTCCGTTTTACATGATGCACAATATGTTTTCTAATGTGATTCCGGTAATTTTAATGATTGTCTTTGGTTGGATCGGTTTTCGTATGGGAACTAGTCGTCGAAATGATTGGACTAATTTCTCTATTACTAAACGAAACAACAAAACTAATGATAAGAGCGACCAGATTGCTTCTGAAGGTGAAGTAACTCGTCGTTCTGCCAAAAAAGAATTTTATCCATATAAGATTTTGGATACTTCAGTAATTATTGATGGTCGGATTCATCAATTGGCTGAAACTGGATTTTTGGAAGGTAAGTTGATGATTCCGGACTTTGTTGTTCATGAATTGCAACTAATTTCCGATTCCAGTGATAGTCAAAAACGTGAACGCGGACGTCGTGGTTTGGACATTTTGAACGAAATGAAGATGGATCAAACTATTAATTATGAAACAACAACGCGAGATTATGATAATATACCAGAAGTTGACATGAAATTACTTAAATTAGCCAAAGAAATTGGTGGTGCCGTCATGACAAATGATTATAATTTAAGTAAGGTAAGTGAATTTCAAAATGTTCAGGTACTTAACATTAACGAACTAGCCAAAGTCTTGAAACCAATGATTTTGCCAGGAGAGGCAATGACTGTTAAAGTTATAAAAGAGGGTACTGAAAGAGAGCAAGGTGTCGCATACCTAGAAGATGGTACGATGGTCGTTGTTGAAGAAGGTAAATACTTTATCAATAAAGACGTCGAAGTCATCGTAACTAGTGCATTGCAAACTGATGCTGGTAAAATGATATTTGCAAAACCTAAACATTCAATACATGGTATCCAGGAAAAGAGTAGTGCCAAGGAGAATTCAAACAACCATAACGGCAACAATAACCATAATGGCGGCAACCGCAATAATGGAAATCGTAACCGTAACAATGGCAACCGGAATTCGAATAAAAACAACTCGAGAAATAAAAGGGGAGAACACAGAAATGGCAAAAAAGTCAGATAA
- the rplA gene encoding 50S ribosomal protein L1, whose product MAKHGKKYTEALKQVDKNKSYTAEEAVELLKKVDYAKFDATVEVAINLDVDPKQADQQIRGAIVLPNGTGKTQKVIVFAEGQQAKDAEAAGADIVGSDDLVEKIQDGWLDFDVAVATPPMMAKVGRLGRVLGPKGLMPNPKTGTVTMDVTKAVNDIKAGQVTYRVDSNGLIHAPIGKMSFDTNKLVENFSSFYDTIAKARPASLKGNYIVSVNMTSTFGPGLKINA is encoded by the coding sequence ATGGCTAAGCATGGAAAAAAATATACAGAAGCATTAAAACAAGTAGATAAAAACAAAAGTTATACTGCTGAAGAAGCTGTAGAACTATTGAAGAAAGTTGACTACGCTAAATTCGATGCAACTGTTGAAGTTGCTATCAATTTGGATGTTGATCCTAAACAAGCTGATCAACAAATTCGTGGTGCTATTGTACTACCTAACGGTACAGGTAAAACTCAAAAGGTTATCGTCTTCGCTGAAGGACAACAAGCTAAGGATGCAGAAGCAGCCGGCGCTGATATCGTTGGTTCAGACGACCTTGTAGAAAAGATTCAAGACGGCTGGTTAGACTTTGATGTTGCCGTTGCTACACCACCTATGATGGCCAAAGTTGGTCGTTTGGGTCGTGTTCTTGGACCTAAAGGTTTGATGCCTAACCCTAAGACAGGTACAGTTACAATGGATGTTACAAAGGCTGTTAATGATATTAAAGCCGGACAAGTTACATACCGTGTAGATTCAAATGGTCTTATCCACGCACCAATCGGTAAGATGTCATTTGATACAAACAAGTTAGTAGAAAACTTCAGTTCATTCTACGACACAATTGCTAAAGCACGTCCTGCATCATTGAAGGGTAACTATATTGTCAGTGTAAACATGACATCTACATTTGGACCTGGTCTAAAGATCAACGCTTAA
- the rplL gene encoding 50S ribosomal protein L7/L12, producing MALDTQKIIDDLKDASILELNDLVKAIEDEFDVKAAAPVAAAGAAGGDAAAEKDSFDVELTEAGQEKVKVIKEVRGITGLGLKDSKDLVDGAPKVIKEGVAKADADDMKAKLEAVGATVTLK from the coding sequence ATGGCTTTAGATACACAAAAGATTATCGATGATTTAAAAGATGCTTCAATTCTAGAACTTAACGACCTTGTTAAGGCTATTGAAGACGAATTTGACGTTAAGGCTGCTGCTCCAGTTGCTGCTGCCGGTGCTGCTGGTGGCGACGCTGCTGCAGAAAAGGACTCATTTGACGTTGAACTTACAGAAGCAGGTCAAGAAAAGGTTAAGGTTATCAAGGAAGTTCGTGGTATCACAGGACTTGGCTTGAAGGACTCAAAGGACCTTGTTGATGGTGCTCCTAAGGTTATCAAGGAAGGCGTTGCTAAGGCTGACGCTGACGACATGAAGGCTAAACTAGAAGCTGTTGGTGCAACAGTTACATTGAAGTAA